A window of the Synechococcus sp. M16.1 genome harbors these coding sequences:
- the tsaE gene encoding tRNA (adenosine(37)-N6)-threonylcarbamoyltransferase complex ATPase subunit type 1 TsaE — MNLCRDAEASGSLESDSTGHVWALETLETTRALGRLLARELPTGAILLLSGPLGAGKTSLVQGLAEGLGISEAITSPTFALAQHYPQGEPQLVHLDLYRLEQPASADELFLQEEEEASATGALMAVEWPERLGLDLAEAWHLELRHQDEGRLAQLTSPRKAST, encoded by the coding sequence TTGAATCTCTGCAGAGACGCCGAGGCTTCGGGCTCGCTTGAGTCGGACTCTACAGGGCATGTCTGGGCTCTTGAGACCCTTGAGACCACCCGGGCCCTGGGCCGATTGCTGGCGCGCGAGCTTCCAACGGGAGCAATTCTCCTGTTGAGCGGGCCCCTTGGCGCCGGCAAAACATCATTGGTGCAGGGCCTGGCCGAGGGCCTCGGGATCAGCGAGGCGATCACCAGCCCCACTTTTGCCCTGGCCCAGCACTACCCCCAGGGGGAACCACAGCTGGTGCACCTTGATCTCTATCGCCTGGAGCAACCGGCCTCTGCCGATGAACTGTTTCTTCAGGAGGAGGAGGAGGCCAGCGCCACCGGGGCGTTGATGGCCGTGGAGTGGCCGGAACGGCTGGGGCTCGATCTGGCCGAGGCCTGGCACCTGGAGCTTCGCCATCAAGACGAAGGGCGGCTCGCTCAGCTCACCTCTCCCAGAAAGGCCTCCACCTGA
- the ahcY gene encoding adenosylhomocysteinase, translating to MVAAPTSPAELKLGVDCVIADINQADFGRKELDIAETEMPGLMALREKYGSEKPLKGARIAGSLHMTIQTAVLIETLVELGAEVRWASCNIFSTQDHAAAAIAAQGIPVFAVKGETLEEYWDYTHRILEWGDGGSPNMILDDGGDATGLVMLGSKAEQDITVLDNPGNEEETFLFASIKKKLAQDPSFYSRTKAQIQGVTEETTTGVARLYKMQKSGELPFPAINVNDSVTKSKFDNLYGCRESLVDSIKRATDVMVAGKQALVIGYGDVGKGSAQSLRGLGATVCIAEVDPICALQAAMEGYRVVRLEDVVEDMDIFVTATGNYQVIRNEHLVKMKDEAIVCNIGHFDNEIDVASLKEYAWENIKPQVDHITLPSGNKIILLAEGRLVNLGCATGHPSFVMSNSFTNQVLAQIELFTKGDEYAKEVYVLPKHLDEMVARLHLGRIGAKLTELSKDQADYINVPVEGPYKPDHYRY from the coding sequence ATGGTGGCAGCGCCCACGTCCCCGGCTGAGCTGAAGCTCGGCGTTGATTGCGTTATTGCCGATATCAATCAGGCCGATTTCGGCCGCAAGGAACTCGACATTGCCGAGACCGAGATGCCCGGTCTGATGGCGCTGCGGGAGAAGTACGGCAGCGAGAAGCCCCTCAAGGGCGCCCGCATCGCCGGCTCCCTGCACATGACGATTCAGACCGCGGTTCTGATCGAGACCCTGGTGGAGCTCGGGGCTGAGGTGCGCTGGGCCTCCTGCAACATCTTCTCCACCCAGGATCACGCTGCTGCGGCCATTGCCGCCCAGGGCATTCCGGTCTTCGCCGTTAAAGGCGAGACCCTCGAGGAGTACTGGGACTACACCCACCGCATCCTCGAGTGGGGTGACGGCGGTTCTCCCAACATGATCCTGGACGATGGTGGCGATGCCACCGGTCTGGTGATGCTGGGCAGCAAGGCCGAGCAGGACATCACCGTTCTGGACAACCCCGGCAACGAAGAGGAGACCTTCCTGTTCGCTTCGATCAAGAAGAAGCTGGCCCAGGACCCCAGCTTCTATTCGCGCACCAAGGCTCAGATTCAGGGCGTGACCGAGGAGACCACCACAGGTGTGGCACGTCTGTACAAGATGCAGAAGAGCGGTGAGCTGCCCTTCCCCGCCATCAACGTCAACGACTCGGTCACCAAGAGCAAGTTCGACAACCTCTACGGCTGCCGCGAGTCACTGGTGGACAGCATCAAGCGCGCCACCGATGTGATGGTGGCGGGCAAGCAGGCCCTGGTGATCGGCTACGGCGATGTGGGCAAGGGTTCCGCCCAGTCCCTGCGCGGCCTCGGTGCCACCGTCTGCATTGCGGAAGTGGATCCCATCTGCGCGCTGCAGGCGGCCATGGAGGGCTACCGCGTCGTGCGTCTTGAGGACGTGGTCGAAGACATGGACATCTTCGTCACCGCCACCGGCAACTACCAGGTGATCCGCAACGAGCACCTGGTGAAGATGAAGGACGAGGCCATTGTCTGCAACATCGGCCACTTCGACAACGAGATTGATGTCGCCTCCCTCAAGGAGTACGCGTGGGAGAACATCAAGCCGCAGGTGGATCACATCACCCTGCCCAGCGGCAACAAGATCATCCTGCTGGCGGAAGGCCGCCTGGTGAATCTGGGCTGCGCCACCGGCCACCCCAGCTTTGTGATGAGCAACTCCTTCACCAACCAGGTGCTGGCTCAGATCGAGCTGTTCACCAAGGGCGATGAGTACGCCAAGGAGGTGTACGTGCTGCCCAAGCATCTCGATGAGATGGTGGCTCGCCTGCACCTCGGTCGCATCGGGGCCAAGCTCACCGAGCTCAGCAAAGACCAGGCCGACTACATCAATGTGCCCGTGGAAGGTCCCTACAAGCCCGACCACTACCGCTACTGA
- a CDS encoding DedA family protein: MGLSDLITQLPELIGQAVEANQWLGYTAIFAAMFLENLFPPIPSELIMPLGGFYVQQGQLDLVPVVLAGLLGTVLGALPWYGVGRLINEERIEAWLQRHGRWIGISADELARSRRWFSRYGTALVFWGRLVPGIRTLISVPAGIEMMPMAPFLLWTTAGSLIWTALLTVAGMVLGEGYSNVELWIDPVSKAVKVLLVVSLLAGAIWLVLRIWRRRQSSD, encoded by the coding sequence ATGGGGCTTTCCGATCTGATCACACAACTGCCGGAGTTGATCGGCCAGGCGGTTGAGGCGAATCAGTGGCTGGGTTACACCGCGATCTTCGCGGCGATGTTTCTTGAGAATCTGTTCCCGCCGATTCCGTCTGAGCTGATCATGCCCCTCGGGGGCTTTTATGTGCAGCAGGGTCAGCTGGATCTGGTGCCTGTGGTGCTGGCCGGTTTGCTGGGCACGGTGCTTGGTGCCCTGCCCTGGTACGGGGTCGGTCGCTTGATCAACGAGGAACGGATCGAAGCCTGGTTGCAACGTCACGGTCGCTGGATCGGCATCAGTGCCGATGAGTTGGCCCGCAGCCGCCGCTGGTTCAGCCGTTACGGCACCGCCCTGGTGTTCTGGGGGCGTTTGGTGCCTGGCATTCGCACGCTGATCTCGGTCCCGGCGGGCATTGAAATGATGCCGATGGCGCCGTTTCTGCTCTGGACCACCGCTGGCAGCCTGATCTGGACGGCCCTGCTCACCGTGGCCGGCATGGTTCTCGGAGAGGGCTACAGCAACGTTGAGCTCTGGATTGACCCGGTCTCCAAGGCTGTGAAGGTGTTGCTGGTGGTGTCGCTGCTGGCGGGCGCGATCTGGTTGGTTCTGCGCATCTGGCGCCGGCGTCAGTCGTCCGACTGA
- a CDS encoding single-stranded DNA-binding protein, translating to MGVNSVTLVGRAGRDPEVRYFESGSMVANLTMAVNRRSRDDEPDWFNLEIWGKQAQVAADYVKKGSLLGIIGSFKLDRWTDRASGEERSKPVVRVDRLELLGSKRDNQEAAGSFGGQASDEDIPF from the coding sequence ATGGGCGTTAATTCCGTCACCCTCGTCGGCCGTGCCGGCCGCGATCCCGAAGTGCGTTACTTCGAGTCCGGCAGCATGGTGGCCAACCTCACCATGGCGGTGAACCGTCGCAGCCGCGACGATGAACCCGACTGGTTCAACCTCGAGATCTGGGGCAAGCAGGCCCAGGTTGCTGCGGATTACGTGAAGAAGGGCTCCTTGCTCGGCATCATCGGCAGCTTCAAGCTGGACCGCTGGACCGACCGTGCCAGCGGCGAAGAGCGCAGCAAGCCCGTGGTCCGTGTGGATCGGCTCGAACTGCTCGGCTCCAAACGGGACAACCAGGAGGCCGCAGGCAGCTTTGGCGGCCAGGCCTCCGATGAGGACATCCCCTTCTGA
- a CDS encoding rod shape-determining protein: MFFRRFQLSRDIGIDLGTANTLIYVSGRGIVLQEPSVVALDLERGTTMAVGDEAKLMLGRTPGNIRAVRPLRDGVIADFDAAEQMLKTFITKGNEGRGIMAPRLVVGIPSGVTGVERRAVREAGMAGAREVHLIDEPVAAAIGAGLPVTEPVGTMIVDIGGGTTEVAVLSLGGTVLSESVRVAGDEISDSISVYLKKVHNMVVGERTAEEIKIRIGSAFPDDEFDQQSMDVRGLHLLSGLPRTINLKAGDLREAIAEPLNVIVEAVKRTLERTPPELAADIVDRGIMLAGGGALVRGISDLISHETGIFVHIAEDPLLCVVNGCGQVLEDWKRLQRVVDTPEFVRAAAGV; this comes from the coding sequence GTGTTCTTTCGTCGTTTCCAGCTGTCGCGCGACATCGGCATCGACCTGGGCACCGCCAACACCCTGATCTACGTTTCCGGCCGGGGAATCGTGCTGCAGGAGCCATCAGTGGTGGCTCTTGATCTCGAGCGTGGCACCACCATGGCTGTGGGCGATGAAGCCAAATTGATGCTCGGCCGCACGCCTGGAAACATCCGGGCCGTTCGTCCGCTGCGTGATGGGGTGATCGCGGATTTCGATGCCGCTGAGCAAATGCTCAAAACCTTCATCACCAAGGGCAATGAGGGCCGCGGCATCATGGCCCCACGTCTGGTGGTGGGCATCCCCAGTGGCGTGACGGGTGTGGAGCGTCGCGCCGTCCGTGAAGCCGGGATGGCTGGGGCGCGCGAGGTTCACCTGATTGATGAGCCGGTGGCAGCTGCCATCGGTGCTGGCCTTCCGGTCACTGAGCCTGTTGGGACGATGATTGTTGATATCGGCGGCGGCACTACTGAGGTGGCGGTGTTGAGCCTGGGCGGAACGGTGCTGAGTGAATCCGTCCGCGTTGCCGGCGATGAGATCAGCGACTCCATCAGCGTCTACCTCAAAAAGGTGCACAACATGGTGGTGGGTGAGCGCACGGCCGAGGAAATCAAGATCCGCATCGGCTCCGCCTTCCCCGACGACGAGTTCGATCAGCAGTCCATGGATGTGCGGGGTCTCCACCTGCTCTCCGGTTTGCCGCGCACCATCAATCTCAAGGCCGGTGATCTGCGGGAAGCCATCGCCGAACCGCTCAATGTGATTGTGGAAGCGGTGAAGCGCACCCTGGAGCGCACACCCCCTGAGCTGGCGGCCGACATCGTGGATCGCGGCATCATGCTGGCTGGCGGTGGTGCGTTGGTGCGGGGCATCAGCGACCTGATCAGCCATGAGACCGGCATCTTTGTGCACATCGCCGAAGACCCACTGCTCTGCGTGGTGAACGGATGTGGTCAGGTGCTGGAGGATTGGAAACGCCTGCAGCGGGTGGTCGACACCCCCGAATTCGTCCGCGCTGCGGCAGGCGTCTGA
- the mreC gene encoding rod shape-determining protein MreC, with product MAPTLRPGKSRWRGLGQLTPWLLLVAGLLMVRLSKGAGFSDAYALLSRPFWPGSAQREWVMAAADLEERSRLQLLEEDNRRLRTLLELKQQGSAQGKVSAAVISRSPRGWWQQLQLGKGSLQGIGRSDAVLGPGGLVGRIDSVTPATARVKLLTAPGHEIGVWLPRSRRHGLLVGRGNSRLSLRFIDKDPNVRPGDLVATSPASTLLPPNVPVGVIQSVDEQAVPAPVAVVQLIAAPEAIDWVQVQTR from the coding sequence ATGGCCCCGACGCTCCGTCCCGGCAAGAGCCGCTGGCGCGGATTGGGGCAACTCACCCCCTGGCTGCTGCTTGTGGCCGGGCTGTTGATGGTGCGTCTGAGCAAGGGCGCTGGTTTCAGCGATGCCTATGCCCTGCTCAGCCGTCCGTTCTGGCCTGGGTCTGCCCAGCGGGAATGGGTCATGGCTGCAGCGGATTTGGAGGAGCGCTCTCGCCTGCAGCTGCTGGAAGAGGACAACCGGCGCTTGCGCACTCTGCTGGAGCTCAAGCAACAAGGATCAGCGCAAGGAAAAGTCTCGGCTGCAGTGATCTCCCGCTCGCCGCGGGGATGGTGGCAGCAATTGCAACTGGGCAAGGGCTCGCTGCAGGGCATCGGTCGGAGCGATGCGGTTCTTGGCCCCGGCGGTTTGGTGGGTCGCATCGACAGTGTCACCCCCGCCACGGCGCGGGTGAAGTTGCTCACCGCCCCGGGCCATGAGATCGGCGTCTGGCTGCCCCGCAGCCGCCGTCATGGGTTGCTGGTGGGCCGCGGCAACAGCCGTCTGTCGCTTCGTTTCATCGACAAGGACCCCAACGTGCGGCCAGGGGATCTTGTGGCCACGTCCCCGGCCAGCACCCTGTTGCCCCCCAACGTGCCGGTGGGGGTGATCCAGTCGGTGGACGAACAGGCTGTTCCTGCACCGGTCGCTGTGGTGCAGTTGATCGCAGCACCGGAGGCGATCGACTGGGTGCAAGTGCAGACCCGTTGA
- a CDS encoding rod shape-determining protein MreD — MTRLHRQPICVASALVVPFLALASPPWLAIDGVGPAWAVLWLLPWALVDGPLSGALSGVALGLVLDGLNLGGVSQVPALLLLGWWWGRLGRRAAPIQRSLNLGLLAWLGSVGLGLSLILQLWWRQGGVLDPLTQSWGLQTLWCQALVTGLLAPVLVSLQLLLWRRRVPS, encoded by the coding sequence ATGACGCGTCTGCACCGCCAACCGATCTGTGTGGCCTCAGCCTTGGTGGTGCCGTTTCTCGCCCTGGCGTCGCCGCCTTGGTTGGCCATCGATGGGGTTGGGCCTGCCTGGGCCGTTCTCTGGCTGTTGCCCTGGGCTCTCGTGGATGGTCCGTTGTCGGGGGCGTTGTCGGGTGTGGCGTTGGGGCTGGTGCTGGATGGTCTCAATCTGGGCGGTGTCAGTCAGGTGCCGGCGTTGCTGTTGCTGGGCTGGTGGTGGGGACGGCTGGGGCGGCGTGCAGCGCCGATCCAGCGCAGCCTGAATCTGGGCTTGTTGGCCTGGCTCGGGTCCGTGGGTCTTGGTTTGTCGTTGATCCTTCAGCTCTGGTGGCGTCAAGGAGGAGTGTTGGATCCCCTCACCCAGAGCTGGGGCCTGCAGACCCTCTGGTGCCAGGCCCTGGTGACGGGTTTGCTGGCGCCGGTGTTGGTGTCGTTGCAGTTGCTGCTCTGGCGCAGGAGGGTTCCCTCATGA
- a CDS encoding ABC transporter substrate-binding protein, which translates to MRLTRRDLLLGTAAMGLAACGPRTPQTRALELWTLQLAPKFNPYFADVLGAWGGVHPDAPVRWTDLPWGSVERKLLAAVFARTAPDVVNLNPPFAANLASKGGLADLTPLLPAAAAGRYLPSVWQACRDPDAGQIAVPWYLTVRLSLVNRALLDQAGIAAPPSRWEQVPAFARRIRERTGRYGLFLTTVPDDSAELLETLVQMGVTLLDSQRRAAFDSPAGFRAFRFWSDLYREGLLPREVVSQGQRRAIELFQSGDLALAATGAEFLRSIQTNAPGVAAVTEPHAPVTGADGTANVALMTLAVPRQSQRAQKAVDLALFLTNADQQARFAAEARVLPSSLEALARVRAELEDQAPATAEERQIRQARLLSASTLERARVLVPALPGIKRLQKIIYTQMQRAMLAQVSPEQALTAAASEWNRYARSRWPEGAGNS; encoded by the coding sequence ATGAGGCTGACGCGTCGGGATCTGCTGCTGGGGACAGCGGCGATGGGACTGGCGGCTTGCGGCCCGAGGACCCCACAGACCAGGGCCCTGGAGTTGTGGACCCTGCAATTGGCTCCCAAGTTCAACCCCTATTTCGCCGATGTTCTGGGGGCCTGGGGCGGCGTCCATCCCGATGCGCCTGTGCGCTGGACGGATCTTCCCTGGGGGTCCGTGGAACGCAAGTTGTTGGCGGCGGTGTTTGCGCGCACGGCCCCGGATGTGGTGAACCTCAATCCGCCCTTCGCGGCCAATCTGGCCAGCAAGGGGGGACTGGCTGACTTGACCCCGCTGCTGCCGGCTGCTGCCGCTGGCCGTTATCTGCCCTCGGTGTGGCAGGCCTGCCGTGACCCCGATGCCGGGCAGATCGCTGTGCCCTGGTACCTCACGGTGCGGCTGAGCCTGGTGAACCGGGCGCTGTTGGATCAAGCCGGCATTGCTGCTCCGCCCAGCCGCTGGGAGCAGGTGCCGGCCTTCGCCCGTCGGATCCGCGAGCGCACGGGTCGTTATGGCTTGTTTCTCACCACCGTTCCGGACGACTCGGCCGAGCTCCTGGAAACCCTGGTGCAGATGGGAGTGACCCTGCTGGATTCCCAACGCAGGGCCGCCTTCGACAGCCCTGCGGGGTTCCGGGCCTTTCGTTTCTGGAGTGATCTCTACCGGGAGGGGTTGTTGCCCCGGGAGGTGGTGAGTCAGGGGCAACGTCGGGCGATCGAGTTGTTCCAGAGCGGTGATCTGGCCCTGGCGGCCACGGGGGCGGAATTCCTGCGCAGCATTCAGACCAATGCGCCCGGGGTGGCCGCGGTGACAGAGCCCCATGCCCCAGTGACCGGTGCCGATGGCACAGCCAATGTGGCTCTGATGACGTTGGCAGTGCCGCGTCAGAGCCAGCGCGCCCAGAAGGCTGTGGATCTTGCGCTGTTCCTGACCAATGCTGATCAACAGGCGCGCTTCGCGGCTGAGGCCCGGGTGTTGCCGTCGTCGTTGGAGGCCTTGGCCCGGGTGCGCGCTGAATTGGAGGATCAGGCGCCTGCCACGGCCGAGGAGCGTCAGATTCGCCAGGCCCGTTTGTTGTCGGCCAGCACGTTGGAACGAGCCAGGGTGTTGGTGCCGGCGCTGCCGGGGATCAAGCGCCTGCAGAAGATCATCTACACCCAGATGCAGCGGGCGATGTTGGCCCAGGTCAGCCCTGAGCAGGCCCTAACAGCGGCGGCATCGGAATGGAACCGTTACGCCCGTTCGCGCTGGCCTGAGGGCGCCGGCAATTCTTAA
- the lysS gene encoding lysine--tRNA ligase — protein MSELRDTRLEKAKTLEELGQGPYALTFSPSHRMAELQETHADLPKGEERDVSVSVAGRVMTRRVMGKLAFFTLADETGSIQLFLEKAGLEAQQEGWFKQITTLVDSGDWLGVSGTLRRTDRGELSVKVSDWRMLTKALQPLPDKWHGLADVEKRYRQRYLDLVVSPDSRETFRRRARLVSGIRRWLDQRDFLEIETPVLQSEPGGADARPFETHHNALDLPLTLRIATELHLKRLVVGGFERVYELGRIFRNEGVSTRHNPEFTSVEIYQAYSDYLGMMELTEQMVSAVCQEVCGMTTITYQGTEIDLAPPWRRATMHELVQDATGLDFNSFSSREEAAAAMTAKCMHAPELADSVGRLLNEAFEQAVETTLIQPTFVTDYPVEISPLARPHRSKPGLVERFELFIVGREHANAFSELTDPVDQRQRLEAQQARKAAGDLEAQGLDEDFVTALEVGMPPTGGLGIGIDRLVMLLTDSPSIRDVIAFPLLRPESRKGEPPSVE, from the coding sequence GTGTCTGAGCTACGCGACACCCGTCTGGAAAAAGCCAAGACCTTGGAAGAGCTGGGGCAGGGCCCCTATGCCCTCACCTTCAGTCCCAGCCATCGCATGGCTGAGCTGCAGGAGACCCATGCCGATCTGCCCAAGGGGGAAGAGCGGGACGTCAGCGTTTCCGTGGCGGGACGGGTGATGACCCGCCGGGTGATGGGAAAGCTGGCCTTTTTCACCCTGGCGGATGAGACGGGCTCCATTCAGCTGTTCCTGGAGAAGGCGGGTCTCGAGGCCCAGCAGGAGGGCTGGTTCAAACAGATCACCACGCTGGTGGACAGTGGCGACTGGCTTGGGGTGAGCGGCACCCTGCGTCGCACCGACCGTGGCGAGCTGTCGGTGAAAGTGAGCGATTGGCGCATGCTCACCAAGGCGCTGCAGCCCCTTCCCGACAAGTGGCATGGTCTGGCCGACGTGGAGAAGCGCTACCGCCAGCGCTATCTGGATCTGGTGGTCTCCCCCGACAGCCGTGAGACCTTTCGTCGCCGCGCTCGCCTGGTGAGCGGCATTCGCCGCTGGCTCGATCAGCGTGATTTTCTCGAGATCGAGACCCCCGTGCTGCAGAGCGAACCCGGTGGTGCAGATGCTCGGCCGTTCGAGACCCACCACAACGCTCTCGACCTGCCCCTCACCCTGCGGATTGCGACGGAACTGCACCTGAAGCGCCTGGTGGTGGGTGGCTTTGAGCGGGTGTATGAGCTTGGCCGGATCTTCCGAAATGAAGGGGTCAGCACCCGCCACAACCCCGAGTTCACCTCGGTGGAGATTTATCAGGCCTACAGCGATTACCTCGGGATGATGGAGCTCACCGAGCAGATGGTCAGCGCGGTGTGCCAGGAGGTCTGCGGAATGACCACCATCACCTATCAGGGCACCGAGATCGATCTGGCTCCGCCGTGGCGGCGCGCCACCATGCATGAGCTTGTGCAGGACGCGACGGGGCTTGATTTCAACAGCTTCAGCAGCCGCGAGGAGGCGGCTGCGGCGATGACCGCCAAGTGCATGCATGCGCCTGAGCTGGCGGACTCGGTGGGCCGTCTGCTCAACGAAGCCTTTGAGCAAGCGGTGGAGACAACCCTGATTCAGCCCACCTTTGTTACCGATTACCCGGTGGAGATTTCGCCCCTGGCCCGGCCCCATCGGAGCAAGCCCGGCTTGGTGGAACGCTTTGAGTTGTTCATCGTCGGCCGTGAGCACGCCAATGCCTTCAGTGAGCTCACCGATCCCGTGGATCAACGCCAGCGCCTTGAGGCTCAGCAGGCGCGCAAGGCGGCGGGTGATTTGGAGGCCCAGGGGTTGGACGAGGATTTCGTCACGGCCCTGGAGGTGGGCATGCCCCCCACCGGAGGTCTGGGGATCGGCATCGACCGGCTGGTGATGCTGCTCACCGACAGCCCTTCGATTCGGGACGTGATCGCCTTCCCGCTGCTGCGGCCGGAGTCTCGCAAGGGAGAACCACCCTCAGTGGAATAA
- a CDS encoding hercynine metabolism protein, translating to MSSWLEQLERELDARLSAFLRNNPVQEHLFSEQHLKDRAAALQRQRQQLQGEAKQQRQQLLRLAEDVRAWRSRVERARAAGAADLAGRAEQHLTSLMNQGRALWADLEDLGRRFNEVERQLQELQQQKQTPSPSTLEKDWALFEAEQELEQLRRNAGLS from the coding sequence ATGAGCAGCTGGCTAGAGCAGCTGGAGCGGGAGCTGGATGCCCGGCTCTCCGCCTTTCTGCGCAACAACCCCGTTCAGGAGCACCTGTTCAGCGAACAGCACCTGAAGGATCGGGCCGCAGCCCTGCAACGGCAACGCCAGCAACTGCAGGGCGAGGCGAAGCAGCAACGCCAGCAGCTGCTGAGGCTGGCCGAGGACGTGCGGGCCTGGCGCAGTCGGGTGGAGCGGGCCAGGGCAGCCGGCGCAGCCGATCTGGCCGGACGCGCCGAACAACATCTCACCAGCCTGATGAACCAGGGCCGCGCCCTCTGGGCTGACCTAGAGGATCTGGGACGCCGCTTCAACGAGGTGGAGCGGCAATTGCAGGAGCTTCAACAGCAAAAGCAAACGCCCAGCCCCTCAACACTGGAGAAGGACTGGGCGTTGTTTGAAGCGGAACAGGAGCTTGAGCAGCTGCGCCGTAACGCTGGGCTGAGTTAG
- a CDS encoding hercynine metabolism small protein, which produces MKSDERRQAIKRQREQLIQDLEAVYMAAFDRLGELEGEVGEVKAAQLTQMILNSKTAAIEPLEKEIEKPVITTPGEA; this is translated from the coding sequence ATGAAATCAGACGAACGGCGTCAGGCGATCAAACGGCAGCGTGAGCAGCTGATCCAAGACCTGGAAGCCGTCTACATGGCGGCCTTTGATCGCCTGGGGGAACTGGAAGGTGAAGTGGGAGAAGTGAAAGCAGCGCAACTCACCCAGATGATCCTCAACTCCAAAACCGCCGCAATCGAGCCCCTGGAGAAAGAGATCGAAAAACCGGTGATCACCACCCCAGGCGAAGCATGA
- the smpB gene encoding SsrA-binding protein SmpB has protein sequence MAKGGAKKAAAAAARAAANRMLADNRQARHQYEILETLETGIELVGTEVKSIRNGKANLRDGFCLIRNGELQLHNVHISPHTHAGSYFNHDPLRTRKLLAHRREIDKLRGLVDQKGLTLIPLNIHLKGSWIKLTIGLGKGRKLHDKRAAEKEKQSKKDVKAAMERY, from the coding sequence ATGGCCAAGGGAGGAGCGAAAAAAGCAGCCGCAGCCGCGGCACGGGCCGCCGCCAATCGGATGCTGGCGGACAACCGGCAGGCACGGCATCAGTACGAAATTCTGGAAACCCTCGAAACCGGCATCGAGCTGGTGGGCACCGAGGTGAAGTCGATCCGCAACGGCAAGGCCAACCTGCGCGATGGCTTCTGCCTGATCCGCAATGGAGAGCTGCAGTTGCACAACGTGCATATCTCACCCCACACCCACGCCGGCAGTTACTTCAACCACGACCCACTGCGCACCCGCAAACTGCTGGCCCATCGCCGGGAGATCGACAAGCTGCGTGGTTTGGTGGATCAGAAAGGCCTGACGCTGATCCCCCTCAACATTCACCTCAAGGGGTCCTGGATCAAGCTCACCATCGGGCTGGGCAAAGGGCGCAAGTTGCACGACAAGCGCGCCGCCGAAAAGGAAAAGCAATCCAAGAAGGACGTGAAAGCAGCGATGGAGCGCTATTGA